The Endozoicomonas montiporae CL-33 genome contains a region encoding:
- a CDS encoding glycosyltransferase family 4 protein, which produces MNVLILATKYPMPDESPWLTSELGDELLNLGCTLTVVSVEWGSENSRNYSNCEGSKRINRKKPVCTNGRGLLLLMRWLFSSLKFFSFFFNAIKKREKYDLVISFSPCLAMWFPVFISKYISNYRHVIYWDFFPIHNEQISNKVPKLLSSILKNTERYLLSTFDRVSCMSPANLKFYEKYFGKIPKERDILPIWTSHLESVLNYSDAVDDNDDSVKLVFGGQLVAGRGIDEILNAVKIAIRKNPKIKLLVCGSGELAENVIGFSNQYPDNCRYLGQLDREHYLQVLASSDIGIVATVAHVSCPTFPSKSLDYMASSIPVVASLEASSDFSIILEKNSFGLSSIAGEVNHLADNILTLADNKKLRTQFGINGNNYLKKNHSVSKIALNILERVNVQK; this is translated from the coding sequence ATGAATGTTTTGATTTTAGCCACTAAATATCCAATGCCTGATGAATCTCCATGGTTAACTAGTGAGCTTGGCGACGAATTGCTAAATTTGGGCTGTACTTTAACCGTTGTTAGTGTTGAGTGGGGTTCTGAAAATAGTAGAAATTATTCTAATTGTGAAGGAAGTAAAAGGATAAATAGAAAAAAACCAGTTTGTACAAATGGTAGAGGGTTGTTATTGCTTATGCGTTGGCTTTTTTCTTCATTGAAATTTTTTTCATTTTTTTTTAATGCAATAAAAAAAAGAGAGAAGTATGACTTGGTAATTTCTTTCTCACCATGTCTTGCTATGTGGTTTCCAGTTTTTATCTCTAAATATATTTCGAACTATCGTCATGTTATTTATTGGGATTTTTTCCCAATACATAATGAACAAATTAGTAATAAAGTGCCAAAGCTGCTCAGCTCAATTCTGAAAAATACTGAACGCTACCTTCTCTCAACGTTTGATCGTGTTTCTTGTATGAGTCCGGCAAATCTCAAGTTTTATGAAAAGTACTTTGGGAAAATACCAAAGGAAAGAGATATTTTACCTATTTGGACATCGCATTTAGAGTCAGTATTAAATTATTCAGATGCTGTCGATGACAATGATGACTCAGTAAAGCTTGTATTTGGCGGCCAGTTAGTAGCGGGTAGGGGTATTGATGAAATATTGAATGCTGTTAAAATAGCAATTAGAAAAAATCCAAAAATTAAATTGTTGGTATGTGGTTCAGGTGAACTTGCTGAGAATGTAATTGGTTTTTCTAATCAATATCCAGATAATTGTCGGTATCTTGGCCAGTTGGATCGTGAGCACTATTTGCAAGTTCTAGCTTCTTCTGACATAGGAATAGTCGCTACAGTTGCCCATGTCTCATGTCCTACATTCCCATCCAAGTCTTTGGACTATATGGCATCTTCGATTCCAGTTGTTGCCAGTTTGGAGGCTTCAAGTGATTTTAGCATAATACTAGAAAAGAACAGTTTTGGTCTTTCGTCGATCGCTGGTGAAGTGAATCATTTGGCAGACAACATTCTTACCTTGGCTGACAACAAGAAATTACGAACTCAGTTTGGTATTAATGGTAATAACTACCTTAAGAAAAATCATTCAGTAAGCAAAATTGCTTTAAATATTTTGGAAAGAGTAAATGTTCAGAAATAA
- a CDS encoding polysaccharide biosynthesis protein: MFRNKILLITGGTGSFGNVVLKRFLETDIKEIRIFSRDEKKQDDMRKKYNNPKLKFYIGDVRDFKSILNASRGVDYIFHAAALKQVPSCEFHPMEAVKTNVIGTENVLEAAITNEVSRVVCLSTDKAVYPINAMGISKAMMEKVMVAKSRNVDSSKTVICGTRYGNVMASRGSVIPLFVNLIKAGKPITITDPKMTRFMMTLEDAVDLVLYAFENGSNGDVFVQKAPAATIETLAHALHELLDIENHPINVIGTRHGEKLYEALLSREEMVAAYDLGDYYQIPPDLRDLNYGKFVEDGDVRISEVEDYNSHNTKRLDIQGMKELLLKLPFMQAICAGETYELDG; the protein is encoded by the coding sequence ATGTTCAGAAATAAAATACTGTTAATAACTGGTGGAACAGGTTCATTTGGTAATGTTGTACTTAAACGCTTTCTTGAAACAGATATAAAAGAAATCAGAATTTTTTCTCGTGATGAAAAAAAACAAGATGACATGAGAAAAAAGTATAATAATCCAAAATTGAAGTTTTACATTGGTGACGTAAGAGATTTTAAGAGCATTTTGAATGCTTCTAGAGGTGTTGATTATATTTTTCATGCCGCGGCATTGAAGCAAGTTCCCTCATGTGAATTTCACCCAATGGAGGCAGTTAAAACCAATGTCATTGGTACAGAAAATGTTCTTGAAGCTGCTATCACAAATGAAGTTTCTCGTGTTGTTTGCTTAAGCACCGATAAGGCCGTTTATCCAATTAATGCAATGGGTATTTCCAAAGCAATGATGGAAAAGGTTATGGTGGCCAAGTCACGCAATGTTGATAGCTCTAAGACAGTTATCTGTGGCACGCGCTATGGTAATGTAATGGCTTCAAGAGGATCAGTGATCCCACTTTTTGTTAATCTTATCAAGGCAGGTAAGCCAATCACTATAACTGATCCAAAAATGACTCGATTTATGATGACGTTGGAGGACGCAGTAGACCTTGTTCTTTATGCGTTTGAGAATGGTTCAAATGGTGATGTTTTTGTTCAGAAGGCACCGGCTGCTACCATTGAGACACTTGCACATGCATTACATGAACTGCTAGATATTGAGAATCATCCAATTAATGTAATTGGCACTCGGCATGGGGAAAAATTATATGAAGCGTTATTAAGTCGTGAGGAAATGGTTGCGGCTTATGATTTGGGTGACTACTACCAGATTCCGCCAGACCTGCGTGACCTTAACTATGGAAAGTTTGTTGAAGATGGTGATGTTCGGATATCTGAAGTTGAGGACTATAACTCCCATAATACCAAGAGATTGGATATTCAAGGAATGAAAGAGTTGCTCTTAAAGCTGCCATTCATGCAGGCTATTTGTGCAGGTGAAACGTATGAGCTGGATGGGTAA
- the wbjC gene encoding UDP-2-acetamido-2,6-beta-L-arabino-hexul-4-ose reductase, protein MSWMGKMNIVVTGAEGFIGSNLCAQLCEQGYKNIIKVDKNTSHNDLIGFLREADFIYHLAGVNRPKNEDEFREGNIELTDFLLQELISNKRKVPVMLSSSIQAEQNNAYGLSKAEAERKLQSYGDQTGSPYHIYRLPNVFGKWCKPNYNSFIATFCHNIVNDIEINIHNPSAPVNLVYIDDVCAELISLLTDNIESGYQKVKTEYKSTVGEVAEQLQAFKNSRQSLLSEKVGTGLTRALYSTYLSYLRPDQFSYQLPSYVDERGAFCEMLKTKESGQFSFFTAHPGVTRGGHYHHSKNEKFLVIKGKALFKFEQIITNERYELAVTGDEFQVIETVPGWSHDITNVGDEDLVVMLWANEIFDRESPDTFARPL, encoded by the coding sequence ATGAGCTGGATGGGTAAAATGAACATAGTAGTAACTGGTGCTGAAGGCTTCATAGGTAGCAATTTATGTGCTCAACTATGTGAGCAAGGTTACAAAAATATTATAAAGGTTGATAAAAATACTTCGCATAACGACCTTATAGGATTTTTAAGAGAAGCCGACTTCATTTATCATCTTGCAGGTGTTAACCGTCCCAAAAATGAAGATGAGTTCCGTGAAGGAAATATAGAACTAACTGATTTTCTATTACAGGAACTGATTAGTAATAAAAGAAAAGTACCTGTTATGCTGAGTTCATCGATACAGGCTGAACAAAACAATGCATATGGATTGAGTAAAGCAGAGGCTGAACGTAAGTTGCAATCTTATGGAGATCAAACTGGGTCGCCATATCATATTTACCGATTGCCTAATGTATTTGGTAAATGGTGTAAGCCTAACTACAACTCATTTATTGCTACATTCTGTCATAATATAGTCAATGATATTGAAATTAATATTCACAACCCTTCGGCTCCTGTTAATCTGGTTTATATCGATGATGTCTGTGCTGAATTGATTTCATTGTTAACTGATAATATTGAATCGGGCTACCAGAAGGTAAAAACTGAATACAAAAGCACAGTTGGTGAGGTTGCAGAGCAATTACAAGCATTTAAAAATAGTCGTCAGTCATTACTCTCTGAGAAGGTAGGTACTGGGTTAACCAGAGCATTGTACTCAACCTATCTCAGTTACCTAAGACCTGATCAATTTAGCTATCAGTTACCGAGCTATGTTGATGAGCGTGGTGCATTCTGTGAAATGCTAAAAACCAAAGAGTCTGGTCAATTTTCATTTTTTACAGCTCACCCAGGTGTAACTAGAGGAGGGCATTATCATCATTCAAAAAATGAAAAATTTCTGGTCATAAAGGGTAAAGCGCTGTTTAAATTTGAGCAGATCATTACAAACGAGCGCTATGAACTGGCTGTAACAGGTGATGAGTTTCAAGTGATTGAAACTGTACCAGGTTGGTCACATGATATAACTAACGTTGGAGATGAAGACCTCGTAGTTATGCTTTGGGCTAATGAAATTTTTGACAGAGAATCTCCAGACACTTTTGCACGTCCTTTATAA
- the wecB gene encoding non-hydrolyzing UDP-N-acetylglucosamine 2-epimerase, which translates to MKKLKVMSVVGTRPEIIRLSRVLSKLDEHCEHVLVHTGQNYDYELNEVFFNDLSVRKPDYFLSAAGSNPAETIGQVIIKVDQVLESVKPDAMLILGDTNSCLSALPAKRRKVPIFHMEAGNRCFDQRVPEETNRRIVDHIADINLTYSSIAREYLLSEGISADQVIKTGSPMFEVLNHYMAQIDASNVLRNLSLTSGNYFVVSAHREENVDSTKQLVRLQSVLDAVSQHYNLPVIVSAHPRTRKRIESEGLKFHPNVRLLKPLGFHDYNHLQKNAKAVLSDSGTITEESSILNFPALNLREAHERPEGFEEAAVMMVGLSADRTLQALKILEMQPRGDQRILRLVDDYSMPNVSDKLVRIIHSYTDYVKRVVWKMY; encoded by the coding sequence ATGAAAAAACTTAAAGTAATGTCCGTAGTTGGTACGCGACCAGAAATTATTCGTCTATCACGCGTACTCTCAAAATTGGATGAGCATTGTGAGCACGTGCTAGTACACACTGGTCAAAACTATGACTATGAACTCAATGAAGTATTCTTCAATGATTTATCTGTAAGAAAGCCTGACTATTTTCTTAGTGCTGCTGGAAGTAATCCTGCGGAAACCATTGGTCAAGTAATTATTAAAGTAGACCAGGTGTTAGAATCTGTAAAACCTGATGCAATGTTGATTCTGGGTGATACAAACTCATGCCTTTCAGCATTACCTGCTAAACGACGTAAAGTACCTATATTTCATATGGAGGCAGGTAACCGTTGTTTTGATCAAAGGGTTCCGGAAGAAACCAATCGACGCATTGTTGATCATATTGCCGATATCAATTTAACTTATAGTTCCATTGCCCGTGAATATTTATTGTCTGAAGGTATATCTGCTGATCAAGTGATCAAAACAGGAAGCCCGATGTTTGAAGTCTTAAATCATTACATGGCGCAAATTGATGCATCTAATGTTTTAAGAAACTTAAGCCTTACATCAGGAAATTACTTTGTAGTCAGTGCACACAGGGAAGAGAATGTTGACTCAACGAAACAGCTAGTCAGACTGCAGAGTGTACTAGACGCGGTTTCACAGCACTATAATCTTCCAGTTATTGTTTCTGCTCATCCCAGAACCAGAAAGCGCATAGAGAGCGAGGGCCTTAAATTTCATCCTAATGTTCGTCTATTAAAACCGCTTGGTTTTCACGACTATAACCACTTGCAAAAAAATGCAAAGGCTGTGCTATCTGATAGTGGAACCATTACTGAGGAGTCATCCATACTTAACTTCCCTGCCCTGAATCTGCGTGAAGCTCATGAGCGCCCTGAAGGATTTGAAGAGGCTGCAGTAATGATGGTTGGGTTGAGTGCCGATCGAACCTTGCAGGCTTTGAAAATTCTTGAGATGCAACCGAGAGGGGATCAAAGAATACTACGATTGGTAGATGACTATAGTATGCCTAATGTCTCGGATAAACTAGTTCGGATTATTCACTCTTATACTGACTACGTTAAACGCGTTGTTTGGAAAATGTATTGA
- a CDS encoding glycosyltransferase family 4 protein — MKILLHTQWFDPEPTFKGLLFARALRDAGHEVEVLTGFPNYPSGKVYDGYKISYYKKECIDGIIVHRVPLYPSHDSSSFKRALNYISFCISSFLLGLIKCRNVDVIYSYHPPLTTSLSSVFIGFLKRVPVVLDIQDLWPDTLSATGMINNKKVLKVIGVACKVTYKMSSRIVVLSPGFKSRLISYGVPENKINIIYNWCDEQAVTHFQTCDSKLPDNNKLNLLFAGNMGFAQGLPAIVMAAELLKKKNIPVNIVLLGDGVGKNHAIEMAQEIELDNIYFIPRVPMSEVGSLLSTSDILLVHLNDNDLFKITIPSRTQSNLAIGKPIIMGVAGDAADLVKKSGAGLVCEPNNPESLAAAITTMAEMSPEDRNAMGLAGKKFYYDNLSLDKGVEKFISIFKDIV; from the coding sequence GTGAAAATACTATTACATACTCAATGGTTTGATCCTGAACCAACGTTTAAGGGGTTGTTATTTGCAAGAGCATTACGTGATGCAGGTCATGAGGTAGAAGTACTTACGGGTTTCCCTAATTATCCTAGTGGAAAAGTTTATGACGGTTATAAAATTTCATATTATAAAAAAGAATGTATTGATGGAATTATAGTTCATCGAGTGCCTTTGTATCCAAGCCATGATAGCTCATCGTTTAAAAGAGCACTTAATTATATTTCATTCTGCATCAGTTCTTTTCTTTTGGGTCTCATTAAATGTAGAAATGTCGATGTTATTTATAGCTATCATCCCCCCCTTACAACAAGTCTTTCATCTGTCTTTATTGGCTTTCTTAAAAGAGTACCTGTAGTTTTAGACATCCAGGATTTATGGCCAGATACTTTATCTGCAACAGGGATGATAAACAATAAAAAGGTTTTGAAGGTCATAGGTGTGGCATGTAAGGTAACCTATAAGATGTCTTCAAGGATTGTGGTTTTGTCTCCTGGATTTAAGTCAAGGCTTATATCATACGGAGTTCCAGAAAATAAAATTAACATTATTTATAATTGGTGTGATGAACAGGCAGTAACCCATTTTCAGACTTGTGACTCAAAGCTTCCAGATAATAATAAACTTAATTTGCTTTTTGCCGGAAATATGGGATTTGCTCAAGGTTTGCCTGCTATCGTAATGGCTGCTGAGTTATTGAAGAAAAAGAATATACCTGTGAATATTGTACTTCTCGGTGATGGTGTAGGAAAAAATCATGCCATTGAAATGGCTCAAGAGATAGAGCTGGATAATATATACTTTATTCCACGCGTTCCGATGAGTGAAGTCGGCTCTCTATTATCTACTTCAGACATTTTATTAGTTCATCTTAATGATAATGATTTATTTAAAATCACAATTCCATCCAGAACTCAAAGTAATCTTGCCATTGGTAAGCCCATAATAATGGGGGTTGCTGGCGATGCTGCAGATCTGGTGAAAAAATCCGGTGCGGGTTTGGTTTGTGAGCCAAACAACCCTGAATCTCTTGCTGCCGCAATTACCACTATGGCAGAAATGTCACCTGAAGATCGTAATGCAATGGGGTTAGCAGGAAAGAAATTTTATTATGATAATCTTTCTCTAGATAAAGGTGTCGAAAAGTTCATCAGTATCTTTAAGGACATTGTATGA
- a CDS encoding sugar transferase: MKRLLDIVISLVAILLLSPLFVVVSLNVRKKLGSPIFFRQVRAGCEGKSFEMIKFRTMNDAKNEKGELLSDNERLTPFGSFLRRSSLDELPELWNVLKGDMSLVGPRPLLMDYLPRYSKKQYRRHEVKPGITGWAQVNGRNAISWEEKFNLDVWYVDNRNSWLDVKILFLTIKKVLFREDINHGGEATMHEFLGSKGDD, encoded by the coding sequence ATGAAAAGACTACTGGATATAGTCATATCTTTAGTTGCGATTTTATTATTGTCACCATTATTCGTTGTAGTAAGCTTGAATGTAAGAAAAAAGTTGGGTTCACCTATTTTCTTTCGCCAAGTACGTGCTGGTTGCGAAGGTAAGTCATTTGAGATGATAAAGTTTCGAACAATGAATGATGCCAAAAATGAAAAAGGCGAATTATTATCTGATAATGAGAGACTAACACCATTTGGTAGTTTTCTTCGTCGATCTAGTTTAGATGAACTACCTGAACTATGGAATGTCTTAAAAGGAGATATGAGCCTTGTAGGTCCAAGACCACTATTGATGGATTATCTTCCACGTTACTCTAAAAAACAATACAGGCGTCATGAGGTAAAACCTGGTATTACGGGTTGGGCTCAAGTTAATGGTCGCAATGCAATATCCTGGGAAGAAAAATTTAATCTTGATGTTTGGTATGTTGATAACAGGAATTCTTGGCTTGATGTTAAAATTCTATTTCTAACAATAAAAAAAGTACTATTTAGAGAAGACATTAACCATGGTGGGGAAGCTACAATGCATGAATTTTTAGGTAGTAAGGGTGATGACTGA
- a CDS encoding NeuD/PglB/VioB family sugar acetyltransferase, which yields MTEKVFGIYGASGFGREVMPIAQEYIHKEGIETGKLFFIDDNLTERFINGVKVVSYDEFINLPDKEKFVSLAIADRYIRRELLSKIEKDNVHPWDLCYHNVVKLCDVSIDAGSLLCPFVTLTSNIKVGKQFHANIYSYVGHDCIIGDFVTFAPSVKCNGNVVIKDNVYIGTGAIIKQGKPGRPIIIGEGAVVGMGAVVTKNVPAGVTVIGNPAKPLSRRNIK from the coding sequence ATGACTGAGAAAGTATTTGGAATTTATGGCGCAAGTGGCTTTGGTAGAGAAGTCATGCCTATCGCTCAAGAATATATACATAAAGAAGGCATCGAGACAGGAAAATTATTTTTCATAGACGATAATCTAACTGAACGCTTCATCAATGGTGTTAAAGTTGTTAGCTATGATGAATTTATAAATTTACCAGACAAAGAAAAGTTTGTTAGTTTAGCAATTGCAGACCGTTATATCAGACGTGAACTTTTATCAAAAATAGAGAAAGATAATGTACATCCTTGGGATTTGTGTTATCACAACGTTGTCAAATTATGTGACGTTTCCATTGATGCTGGTTCTCTACTCTGCCCATTTGTGACCCTGACTTCAAATATCAAGGTTGGAAAGCAGTTCCATGCAAATATTTATAGCTACGTTGGACATGACTGCATAATAGGTGATTTTGTTACATTTGCACCCAGTGTCAAATGTAATGGTAATGTTGTTATAAAGGATAATGTCTACATTGGAACTGGTGCAATTATTAAACAAGGAAAACCAGGTAGGCCGATTATCATTGGTGAAGGTGCTGTTGTTGGTATGGGTGCTGTTGTTACAAAAAATGTACCTGCCGGGGTTACTGTCATAGGTAATCCTGCGAAGCCTTTGTCGAGAAGAAATATTAAATAG
- a CDS encoding MaoC family dehydratase: MKIEEIQVGMSASYSQTITDADIKGYAGISGDNNPVHMDRDYAEESRFGRRIAHGLISAGFFSALFGTKLPGPGCVYVSQSLNFKRPVYIDDTVAAIVTVKEIDLAKQRVYFDTVCKVKNKIVISGDAEIYIPKDK; encoded by the coding sequence ATGAAAATTGAAGAAATTCAAGTTGGTATGTCAGCATCTTATTCGCAGACTATTACTGATGCAGATATCAAGGGGTATGCAGGTATCTCTGGTGATAACAATCCTGTTCATATGGATAGAGATTATGCTGAAGAATCACGATTCGGTCGAAGAATTGCGCATGGATTAATTTCTGCTGGTTTTTTTTCTGCACTTTTTGGTACTAAGCTTCCTGGCCCTGGTTGCGTATATGTTTCACAGAGTTTAAATTTTAAGAGACCTGTTTATATAGATGATACAGTAGCTGCAATCGTAACAGTTAAAGAAATTGATCTAGCTAAACAACGTGTTTATTTTGATACTGTTTGCAAAGTGAAAAATAAAATTGTAATTAGTGGAGACGCTGAGATATACATCCCTAAAGATAAATAA
- a CDS encoding DegT/DnrJ/EryC1/StrS family aminotransferase: MPNPQFTSWPSFSKEEAKTVSNLLLSNRVNYWTGTEGREFEKEFAQFSQTEYAVAVANGTLALDLALKALTIGANDEVIVTSRTFLASASSIVTAGATPVFADVDPDSQNVTAESIKKVFTDKTRAIICVHLAGWPCEMDDIMSLAKEHELYVIEDCAQAHGAKYKGRSVGSIGHIGAWSFCQDKIMTTGGEGGMVTTNDPELWKAMWSYKDHGKSYDAVYNKQHPPGFRWLHESFGTNWRLTEMQSAIGRIQLTRMPEWSANRQQNAARINDVCRAFSALRVPQVPDYIEHACYKHYVFVRPEKLKPGWSRDRIVDEIVKLGVPCFQGSCSEVYLEKAFDNTGFRPEQRLPVAKELGETSLMFLVHPTLTDSEIEKTCSAIAQVMTLASLV, from the coding sequence ATGCCTAATCCTCAGTTTACTTCATGGCCGTCTTTTTCCAAAGAAGAGGCCAAAACAGTATCTAATCTTTTGCTATCTAATCGAGTCAACTACTGGACAGGCACCGAAGGTCGTGAATTCGAGAAAGAATTCGCCCAATTCAGCCAAACCGAATACGCCGTAGCGGTTGCCAATGGAACATTGGCGCTTGATCTCGCCCTGAAAGCACTGACCATTGGCGCCAATGATGAGGTGATTGTTACCTCCAGAACATTTCTTGCCTCTGCCAGCTCTATTGTGACAGCAGGTGCTACACCCGTTTTCGCTGATGTTGATCCTGATTCACAGAACGTGACTGCTGAATCCATTAAAAAGGTGTTTACTGATAAAACCAGAGCGATTATCTGTGTGCATCTGGCTGGCTGGCCTTGTGAAATGGACGACATTATGAGTCTGGCTAAAGAGCATGAGCTTTATGTTATTGAAGACTGCGCACAGGCGCATGGTGCCAAATATAAAGGCCGATCTGTCGGTAGTATTGGTCATATCGGTGCCTGGTCTTTCTGTCAGGATAAGATTATGACGACAGGTGGTGAAGGAGGCATGGTCACCACCAATGACCCGGAGTTATGGAAAGCCATGTGGTCTTATAAAGATCACGGAAAATCCTATGATGCTGTTTACAACAAGCAGCACCCTCCGGGATTTCGCTGGTTACATGAATCCTTTGGCACAAACTGGCGTTTGACTGAAATGCAATCTGCCATTGGGCGTATTCAATTGACACGTATGCCGGAATGGTCTGCTAATAGACAACAGAATGCTGCACGTATAAATGATGTGTGTCGTGCGTTTTCTGCACTAAGAGTGCCTCAGGTTCCTGATTATATCGAGCATGCCTGTTACAAGCATTACGTGTTCGTTCGCCCTGAGAAACTGAAGCCGGGTTGGAGTCGTGACCGCATTGTTGATGAGATTGTAAAACTCGGTGTTCCCTGCTTTCAAGGCTCCTGCTCGGAAGTTTATCTGGAAAAAGCCTTTGATAATACGGGTTTTAGACCCGAGCAGCGCCTGCCTGTTGCCAAGGAACTGGGCGAAACCAGCCTGATGTTTTTGGTTCACCCAACGTTAACCGATTCTGAAATAGAAAAAACCTGCTCAGCAATTGCTCAGGTGATGACTTTGGCAAGCCTTGTTTAA
- a CDS encoding polysaccharide biosynthesis protein, giving the protein MRETILGFSKVKKRLLTLGIDTLLICFSLALAFCLRVGVEGWLFRFFDVYLKSCLVAILIALPVYIRMGLYRAVLRYMGPQVSFTIFRASLIAFAGFTLVQSATGLDVPRSIPVLYWLISASLLGLSRYAARYWLLGYRLRDILLSPVAYEKISSRSQQGKPIAIYGAGSAGVQLVKVLEHSKEYRPVAFLDDNNGLKGRVVSGKPIYQPSQLNAMVMDTGVQEVLLAIPSVSRKRRTEIVKSLESFGLPIKTMPDLQDLTSGRLKIQDVQEIDIADVLGREEVKPIPELIAKHITGQVVMVTGAGGSIGSEMLRQALQRQPKAIILFEHSEYNLYAIDQELQKTIRTNGINTKVISVLGSITDPARLLDVMKTYKVDTLYHAAAYKHVPIVQYNVSQGLKNNVLGTLYTAQAAIASGVKHFVLISTDKAVRPTNVMGASKRLAEMVLQALSNERLLTFYHAEKFGLGDHDLISSKTNFSMVRFGNVLGSSGSVIPVFREQIRTGGPITVTHPDINRFFMTIPEAAQLVIQAGAMSKGGDVFVLEMGEPVKIVDLAKRMVSLSGLTIRDESNPEGDIRIMYTGLRPGEKLYEELLIGDNVTETQHPLICRAEEEMIAWADLRQVLDKINQTLEEHRYKTTSELLLRYVNGYAPSDKVVDWLYQQSLHKADVDNVA; this is encoded by the coding sequence GTGAGAGAAACAATACTTGGCTTTTCCAAAGTTAAGAAACGACTGCTAACCCTTGGAATTGACACTTTATTAATCTGCTTTTCCCTTGCACTGGCTTTTTGTCTCAGGGTAGGCGTCGAAGGGTGGCTATTTCGGTTTTTTGATGTCTATCTCAAATCTTGTTTAGTCGCTATCTTGATTGCCTTACCTGTCTATATCCGGATGGGGCTTTATCGTGCGGTTTTGCGTTATATGGGACCGCAGGTGTCGTTTACCATTTTCAGGGCATCCTTGATTGCTTTTGCCGGGTTCACATTGGTCCAGTCAGCAACAGGCCTTGATGTACCAAGAAGCATTCCAGTGCTTTACTGGCTGATATCAGCTTCCCTTCTTGGGTTAAGTCGCTATGCTGCAAGATACTGGCTTCTTGGCTATCGCTTGCGCGATATTTTGCTGTCTCCGGTTGCGTACGAAAAAATTTCTTCCAGAAGTCAGCAGGGCAAACCCATAGCCATATACGGCGCAGGCTCTGCAGGCGTTCAGCTGGTTAAGGTGCTCGAACATTCCAAAGAATATCGCCCTGTTGCTTTTCTAGATGACAATAACGGCTTGAAAGGGCGAGTCGTTTCCGGAAAACCCATTTACCAACCGTCACAACTCAATGCAATGGTGATGGATACGGGGGTTCAGGAAGTGTTGCTGGCGATACCTTCGGTCTCCCGCAAACGCCGAACCGAGATAGTGAAAAGTCTTGAATCATTCGGCCTGCCTATCAAAACCATGCCCGACCTGCAGGATCTGACGTCCGGACGTCTTAAAATTCAGGACGTGCAGGAGATTGATATTGCTGATGTATTGGGCAGGGAAGAAGTAAAACCTATCCCTGAACTGATTGCCAAACATATTACCGGTCAGGTGGTGATGGTCACCGGGGCAGGTGGTTCAATTGGTTCTGAAATGCTCAGGCAGGCTTTGCAAAGACAGCCTAAGGCCATCATTTTATTTGAGCATTCTGAATACAATCTTTATGCCATTGATCAGGAGTTGCAAAAGACCATTCGAACCAATGGCATCAATACCAAGGTGATTTCGGTATTGGGCTCCATCACCGACCCTGCCAGACTGCTGGATGTTATGAAGACCTACAAGGTCGATACGCTTTATCATGCCGCCGCTTATAAGCATGTGCCCATTGTTCAGTACAACGTTTCTCAGGGTTTGAAGAATAATGTTCTGGGTACTTTGTATACGGCTCAGGCCGCTATTGCATCAGGCGTTAAGCACTTTGTTCTTATTTCAACGGACAAAGCGGTCAGGCCGACGAATGTGATGGGCGCTTCCAAGAGGCTGGCAGAAATGGTCTTACAGGCTCTAAGTAACGAACGTCTTCTGACGTTTTATCATGCTGAGAAGTTTGGCCTTGGCGATCATGACCTTATTAGCAGTAAAACCAACTTTTCCATGGTTCGCTTTGGTAATGTACTGGGTTCCAGTGGTTCGGTCATACCGGTTTTTCGTGAACAGATCCGGACGGGGGGCCCGATCACTGTGACTCATCCGGATATCAATCGCTTCTTTATGACTATCCCTGAAGCGGCACAGCTGGTGATTCAGGCCGGTGCCATGAGTAAGGGTGGTGATGTGTTTGTTCTGGAGATGGGAGAGCCGGTTAAAATTGTTGATCTGGCTAAGCGTATGGTTTCACTGTCGGGATTAACGATTCGGGATGAGTCGAATCCGGAGGGTGATATCCGCATTATGTATACAGGCCTGCGACCCGGTGAAAAACTTTATGAAGAGCTGCTGATTGGCGACAATGTCACAGAAACCCAGCACCCATTAATCTGTCGTGCAGAGGAAGAGATGATTGCCTGGGCTGATCTCAGACAGGTTCTTGATAAGATTAACCAGACTCTGGAAGAGCATCGATACAAAACAACCAGTGAGCTGTTGCTGAGGTATGTGAATGGTTATGCGCCCAGTGATAAAGTGGTGGACTGGCTGTATCAGCAATCTTTGCATAAGGCTGATGTAGACAATGTGGCCTGA